DNA from Solenopsis invicta isolate M01_SB chromosome 4, UNIL_Sinv_3.0, whole genome shotgun sequence:
CACCATTACGAAGCGCCGCCACCTCCCCCCGTAACACATGGCGACGGCTATACCGCGGAGAACGGGACGCGGGACGGGGTGGCAAACGGGGACGGTTTTTTAAATCTAGCCATCAAGGATCCATCCTGGCCTGGCTGAATGCCCGCGCGCCACACATCGAAAGCGATCTAACGCGACCGCGCGTATTTGTCGGCCGCCCATTATCCTCCTCGAAATTCAATTACCGGTACGAGCGTGAAACCTATTTTTGTGCTGGTCCAACCAACACTTCTTCTTGCATCTTAGCGTGGCCGTACGAGTACGCTCGACCTTCTGCATTAAATGACAGAGAGATGGGAACAAACGAGTAGATcttataacaatttttcttcaatatttgtCACCTACTTTTATCATCGTTTATTAAGCCCATTAGTGTAATGGCAAAAGAATATTATAGACAGAAGCTTACACTTTGTCGTCTTATGGAGCTTCTTTTATCGATATCAAAGTCTTTCACGTCgagcatttaattttttatacgcaAGATCGATCTCAACGCCATGACCGATAAATCGGATGTAACTTGTCATTAACTTGTGATATTTCGATGCCGACAATTAACGCGAtgcttctctttctttctttctttctttctttcactcGTACGCGTTAtacgattataaaaataattatatttcactGTGTGTTCTTCTCAATCAGGTTCAAAGTGTCGTCAAAGTGTGCTTTTTCTTTCGTTTTCGCTGGACGACGCATGCGAAAAAAAGGGCACGCGCCCCTTGTTATCGCGGCACGTAGCcattcattaattaaatgtaaagcaTATGTAAAACGcacgatataaaaatataattgcgcAACGAGGGCGATGTACCGCTACTCTGTAAATTTGTCGATCGCCCATTATTCTCGTCGAAATTCAATTGCGGATGCGTACGTGAAGCCTGTTTTTGTGATAACCTGTGCACGAATCGATTTGTTTCCAGATGaaacttattttacattatttatttatctctctctctttctatctctccttcgcttctcctcctcctcttcttcttttatCCCCTTTGCTCTTCGCTGCGCATCAattgtatcatatttttcttttttttttatcattcacAACCGCGGAAGTATTCCGCTTCTTTCTCCATCATCCTTATTTACTCTGGATTTATTCTTATCATTCTCATGTTGCATTCGCACAAAAAGAAAAGTATTCGCGAGCTCTCTTTGACATACTTTCGTCGCAATGCAGATCGTACACTATCCGAACGGAATATAAATGagatgttatttaaaaatgtgtgcGCCAACACTTGCTCatcattgtttttattaaatcgcTATTACATGATAGCTTGCCgctgtaaataaatatcattgGATGTATTATTTTTGCGTATCGaaaaggtttatttttattatgctttTTATACGCTTTTATTATgcttaatgtatttatttttattatgttttaatacatatatatttttttaatattatacactcTACGTAGAGTGTCTCTCACACGAGATTTCGGAATCCCTTGTTTCTAGCCATCGTCTGGAACGGTgatcttttttttaacgaaaacaagaattttttctgaTTAATCGAGAGCCGATCGACCGCACTGTGCATCTCTCGAAAGCCCCGTATTGTTTATCTCGCGATTGGTAGACACGATTGAAATCTTTCTCTCCCGTCGACCTTTGTTCTTCACTTCTTTTGATTCGAAATGCCCGGCCACAGGCTGCAACCGTCCATTTAAAATATCACGTCCTTTCAGTAAATCGTTGAGATCTTCTTAAGTGCTCCGTAATTTCATCCAGACTAACGCGTAAATCGTCGGCaagaaaaataatggaaaactATTCTCCGGAAGATGTAACTTAATCCAATATCGATGTCCGCCTGTTCACACATGCGGAAGGTGCCGCTATACTAATCGTAGAAACACTCTGAGCCAGTTTGTCTGATACTGAATCTGCAGTTATGGAAATTAATGCTCCCCCTCCCACCAAAAAATAAGTGATTCTAAAAAGTCAACCGTTTAGTATTTGAACATAGATGAATCTCAACTCGTATGCATAATTACAGATAGCTCGAGCACagcattatatatatacagcAGCAATCATAAATTCTCGGCGCAACAACGATATCGTCCCTTAGAGATTTAAGTAACAAGCCTTTTCCCTGGCCGTCGATATTTCGACAAAAagtcaaataataaaagaaaaataataactattttaaatattatttgcacaCGTCACGCGCGGTTTTGTTCTGCGTTTTTGTTGAGAGAaaggaatattttttgtcaCGTACGCGATGAATTCTTAGAGTACGATGATTTCAGATAAACGCGGCGATGATTAATGCTGCtgcgtgtaaaaaaaaaaaaaaagaacgatcgTCGCGACTCGATGTGATGAAAAAGTTGGGGCGTTTTGTTATGGCTGGTGCTCGGCGTAGCGAAAATCTCATCACTTAGGGCTTAATAACCAGAACACGCAGACTCCGGCGAGTACGCGCTACGCGCTCATTTATTTCCGCGTCTTTTGCCGCGATAGTTTTCCCTCTTTTTGTCGCGCGTCCGCTTTTTCTTCTCTTGCTCTTGCGAGTGCGAAAGACCAAACGCGAAAAAGAGAGGGATGTCGGGGGCGGGCGGACCGGGCGGCCGGGTCGAGCCCGTTAAAAAACGCCAGTGCGGGCCACGATGACTTTCggaatcatttttcaaaatgtctgcCTCTGCCTCGAGGGGGGTGACCCCGGCGGGCGGCGGCGGACAAGGGGGCGAGGGGGTGGCAGAGGGGTGGTCAACCCCCGTGGCGTAGGGTGGCAAGATGGCGCCGCACGGTAAATCGATGGAGGCTAGTCACTGCAGGCGCCCTCGCTTTCACAGCTCCAACTCCCCGTTCCTCCCCCCGTCACCCCCAGACCACCACCCACTTTGCTTCCCCCCGGTCGTCCCCCTCATTTTCGAGCTTCACGCAAGCGCCCGCACCGTGGACGTCGAGTCTTCGGTCATCTAAGCATAATTTTGCACGGTTCTAGAATAGTAACCTGCGCCTTGCCGAAAAATGTGCAAAAAGtgcttttttattcttttttgtgtatgaaaaaaaaaatcaatttccgCGAGAGCATCAAAATAGAAAAGTGACCGATCAATCTTTCTttcctgttttatttttttcccctcATTTTCGAGAGAGGTCCCTAAGCGCAAACTCacaccgaaataaaaattataacgacATTTATTAATCGCTAATTTGCCGTTACAACGGCTGATTTGCCGTTAATTACGTATTAGAGCGGTTCGCAAATAACGCGATAGGCGAAAGTAAACAGGGAGTTTGCGGGGAGAATGTAAGCCAATTGTGTCTCGATTTTTCCGATAAACCCAtctcattttaatattcaacaCCTGTAAACGCATCGTAACAAAGGCGATAGCCGCTGCAGATCGGAAAGTATTTGTATCGGATGCATTCCGCCGTGCGCGCTCtgtgtacaataaaaatttcaagcgGGTCGTTAAAACTGGTTTTTATCCCGCGCGCGCTGTGTACGAAGCGAACCTGTTTGATTCTGTCTGAGAAATGTAACCGCCGAGGGCGAGAACCCGCCGCGGCTTTTAAAAAGAACACACGCCACAACAGGTTTCCGTCTCTTAATCCTTCCGCGCTCGCTTAACAGTCTCTCACGTCAATGtgcaaatgaaaattttcataGACACGTTAGCGCGTCGCCTTTCCTCGCGTCTCCCCGGCTAATGCCGCGAAATTTTCATAAGCGCGCTAATTTCATTACActaattggaatattttaaaatttacgtaaacGCGACGGGGGACCGCGCGCGCCGTAGGACTCAATTACGAATAAAAACCCGCGAGTATATACGGGGGTGGAGAGGGCAGGGGGAAGGGGGGGGAATTAAATGTCTCGGTGGGAAAACACGCGCGTTTAGGAGGTCGTATTTTCCTAGTCGCTCATGTAAGTCGTCTCTCGCGCCGTTCTCCGCCTTGCTGCCAGAAGATCTCACGTAGAACGAAACGTCAATCAGATCGTCCGATATTGTCCGATATAATCGTAATTCCTCGTGAAATGCTTGACACTGATACTTGTCAACAATGCCCATTTGAGATTTACGTATGTTGCAAAATATGCTCCGGAACACCGTAGATAAGTGTCAATACAGCTGCAAATATCGTATCGATAATGTTTTGACATAATAAATCAACGTAGATGAAAAAAAAGACTATTCTTATCTTTAATGCTTCTTgataaaatgtcatttttgagTTCGCCTAACGTTTCCAAAACAATCCAATATCCGTTTCTAAacatattttagttattttttcttCGCACGTGTCAGTAATCTTCGTTAACTAATGTTTATTAGATTAGATTGAATGATAGTAAGAATATACTGTACCAAGGATAGCAAagctattatatttttcttactcGCTTGAATTTTATCTCTGTTTCACGTTGCACCGTGGCAATAAGACGCGTTAttacttcttctttttttttataaacaccTACCCTTTTCGCATTATCATATTATCGCGTAAATATATGCGCAACATGTATCGTGCAGGATTTCCAGGCACCGTTTAAAAATCAAACAATATGGATAATTAACGCGTATCGATGTTTTATAAGAATGATTGATAATGCGGATAACGCAATTGATATACAAATAATTGATTGTCCAAAATGAGGTTACAATCAAAGCGTGAATTACATAAAAACTCTATTTACTTGATAgcttaattatatcattaactCGATATCAACTcgatgtaattaatataataatagagaataataatatccttaaaatattaaactcttTCAAGGGATATTGGAATGTGCGGAATATACGAGCTGGTCaatcgttttatatttaaattatatgatttatCGAATTGTTACGCtgtattaatttgcattttcgTATTTCTAGCGTTTTGTGTACAATTCTTCTGCGCGACAGAATATCCATTAATATCTCTCTGGCACGTGGAATTCCTGTTAGGTTTTTAAATCTTGATCTTAACAAAGAGTCTTTGTCAAATCAATAACATCCGCTGACTAAGGATAACGAATAATCTCAGCGAGAAAATTGATTTACGGCGCGAATCAGATGCGAAAAAAATGGCACGTCTCAACGCGGCAATAGAATTGGACGGTACGCGGATCGGATAATTAAcgttgacaaaaaaaaatacatgacaTCTTATCGATATTGTATCAATCTTGCTTTAAAGATTTATCGAGTCAAATATTTCCTCTTGATGATTCTAAAGATATATTTTGCTTCAAAAATGTGACGTGAACACATTacattctttcttattttttcttttgttattttaaagtGTGCAGCTGTTTCGTCTAAATATTTcgacttttataaattttaatttattttgtttaactaACTATATAGTAGATTTCTTCTTTTTGacattctatttaaaaatttttaatcaatagatATAACTGAAATACATTTCACTAACTTTTTTAGGTTCcacaatttgttaataattaacaataggTTTAATATTCTCTAAatacatttcatatttatgcacatcaattaattttctgattgaaataaaatttatttgtttcgtATATTGATAACTCTTCTGTGTTCTCTTAATCAATTCTTAATCGATTTTTAATCGATTCTTGTTAAAGGAAAAAGTGAaaggatttataaaattactaaattgaATCACGTGTTActcaaaattgcaattttgataCACACCAtttatttctcctttttatttatcttttgttgtttcttttcaaaatacttgaaaatgtatTAATCTAATCATCAAAATATGGGCTTATTCGCAAAgcaaatacattatttttaaaaagctttaaaaaaaaacctttcaaAATCCTGAATGTAATGCTTTTTTTCTTAAGCACAACAAAATTTAACACTGTGTTACTCATATTACACAATATAACAttgctttgttttatttttatcgcttATTGTTAAAATAGTGTATCGTTCAAATAGTCATTTTAGATAGCAGCtattatgtacaataaataaaaaagtatcattaaatctttaaattaatttctaaagaaCAAAAATGCAAGTTGTACTTTAAcaaaacgtataaaattttaaatttcagtatatttacatgtaaatatctatataaatgtTGTTTTGACCTGAACAGGACATCTCcgatattatcaaataattatcgAGGATGGTTTGCGATACAATCGCAATAGAATTTATCTTATCGTATAAAATCATATACAAGTACACTGACTTCAGGCGCTTTATAAACGGCTGAATGTGCAATGTTAACAACAGAACAACGTCGAACATGAAGATGCGTGTTCTAGTTGGTGTCTTTCTTGCCTGCGGCGTAGTAGCTGGTAAAAATAAGATTTGCTTGTTTCTgtgtaaaaaagattttgtcGGCAATTCGTACTTAACTTTTTAAGAACGGaaagatattgcaataatattggctttattcaatatatttctcCCATcacattttctgttttattttgcGATGTTTGAGTATTTTGTATCCGATTGCGCAGGTCTTCCAGTGCAAGATGAAGGGCTTCCAAACAATATTTTGACTTCACTGGATTAcgcattatttgaaaataaagaagcATACGTGTACGATGACAACATGAACCTGGTGAAGCTGATGTGGGACGACGCCGAAGAGGTCGGAGATCAACTAAACGATAGCGAAATCCCAAGCCGTGTCTTCTTCTATCTGTACAAAAAGAACGATCCTAACCCGAAAGAGCTCTACGTCGACAACGAGGATGTTCTGAAGAACAGCAACTTCGATCCTGCGAAACCAACGCGTTTTGTAACTCATGGGTGGATAAATTCCCGGAACAGCGAAGCATGCACTTTAGTTCGCGACGGTATGTATGTGAACGTTTATCGtataatacagaaatattacatagcGTTCCGTAATTTGAGAGAGAgttattaaaacagaaattcaaaatatagAACGTTTCTCCCAGTTTCTCCTTATTCAGATGAATTCGGTTAAGTCGAAAGGCAGCGTTACCTTTTCTTTCTGTATActtagaataatttaataatgtacgTCGCTTTTTACGCTGCAGGTTATCTTCAGCACGACGATTACAACGTCATCGTCGTCGATTGGAGTTCAATAAGCATGAGGCCTTATATTTGGGCTAGCAACCATGTCGTGCCTATCGCTCGATTCGTCGCCACTATGATCAATTTTCTCGTGAAGCATGGAATGAATCCGTCACAAACCATACTGGTCGGCCACTCTCTTGGTGCCCACGTAGTTGGAATCGCTGCTCGCAACGCTAACAGCGATATCGGTTACGTCGTGGGTaagtttttaacatttttcatctAGTAGCATTTATATTCGACGAGGGAAGACTTTTGACGCGCGTaacgaaaaataaatgttatatctcgCCTCTTTAATATTctgattaaatttttgtacgCGAACAGATAAGAAGCCACTCTCTTTTCAAGTGTTACATCAACTCTCATAGATACCGAGGATTAGATAAACGATTAAAAGAATTTCATTTCTCCCTTCTCTTTGTGTAGAAAAATGTGatggtatatttttaatattaatgcgcCCATTACTTTTCAAAGTCGCGACACACCCGTGTCCTTTGAAGTTGatcaaatttttgagaaattcaCATTTCTTTTCGCGTTTGATAGGTCGTGCAATCCAACGTGCAATCCGTGTTACTTCACAGAGAGCTCCACAATTTTTACCTttcataacaaatttatttttcacgcCTTGGTCAAACGTCGTTATTGCTCGTTTATTCTTTCATCGAAAAGTTGATTATATCGATCTGGTCAATTAATTACGATCATTCACCGACAAGGCGCAAATTTATCGTTTCAGGTTTAGATCCAGCTCTGCCCAATTTTCATCTGGCCGGTCCAGGATCCAGAATATCGAGCGGCGATGCTAAGTACGTGGAGATCATTCATACTAACGGTGGTCTGCTCGGCTTCCTGGTACCCATCGGGGATGTCGATTTTTATCCTAACGGCGGTCGAAAGCAGCTCGGCTGTATAGTGGACGCTGGCGGGGCGTGTTCTCACGCTCGCTCGTACAGATTCTTCGCCGAATCTATCAACAGCAAGGTAGGGTTTCACGGGAAAAGCTGCAGCAGCTATGCACGATTTAAGTTGGGCCTGTGCAAGAACGGGCATACATCCATCATGGGCGGTCACAAGCCGCTCTTGAGCGCACGCGGTAACTACTACCTGATGACCAATCCATCAGCACCGTACGCGAGCGGATAGTTCGCGACGCGACGCTGTTGAGCGCCGCGCGATCTGGAAGGATCAGCCCAACTGACGATCAGCCGTCAGCGAGGACTCTGGATTTGGAAATTCATTGCGGAACAGGAAGGAGACATCCGCGCCGGGCTAAACTCGTTTTTCCCAGCAATCGATCGGACGCGTTCACGGTGCGTAATTTCGTTTCCGCCCGCAGCGGCTGTTTCGAGCGCGAGTATATGCAGCTCGCGTGTACCGGAGCGGATTTTTATATCGTCTAAGCCGGGACTAGAAATCGTCAGGTGATCAGTAGAGTGGCTATTTATCGAAAGAACAGAATAAAGTATCGTCGCTGGTCGCGGGACGTTTCGCTTTACCGTCGACCCAATTACGCGCGTAAGCGCGCGACCGGCGCGTATTTTGCGAAATACGTCTCGCATGATGTAAAACGCATCATAACGTTTTATTGGAAATGCAAAATACCAGGAGGATACGCCCCGCTGTTCTAAATGCGAGTCAAGTCGCGTTAAATACACGTATCAATTTCACTGCCGTTGTCCATTTTTTTTCCTCGCAGCGCGACTCGCAACGCTTCGGTGCGTACATACACGCGTGCAAACATCCACCGGCCTCTCGAAACGCGAATTGCTCGGACTGGCCGCGGTCTTAGTCGCGgggtgcattaaattttatcgtAATATATCTCGCGCATATCGCGCATAGCAACAAAGATAATAAGGCGATGCGGAAAACACAGTCGGATTAAACCGTGCGCTGAATTTTAGGCTCCGGGCTGTTTCGTGTAAACAGACGTAGATATTTATCACTTTGGCATAATGCACGAGATGGAGTTTTGGAAAAGAATGATAAACGTGATTTCGCAAAATAAGGGAGATCGTCTCGGCACGAAAGGAGAGAGTTATCTTCGCCAATTTTAGCGTAAATGCACAAACGATGTTGATCTTCGGGAACGGCTGATCTTCAGGACATGGAGGCTATTATGCGAAAAGCATTATGAAGTATTTCGCATTCCAGATCTATGATGATAGATTGGAAAACGATTGTTAGCAATGTAACGAAATGTGATATAATTTACAACAGAGCACTGATGTACAAAtactgttattatatttttgcaaataatcaAAGATGTATTTCTTTCGTTAACCCAAGCCCGTAGGTTAgataagaatttgtttttagttaTAACATGATAATTACGACGCTATCGTATAAATCATGTATTCTAACATTTCAATTAAACATCTTTCTTtagattgattaaaaaaaatctaaagtgAACAAATTGTTCCGTaggtttttgaaaaaatgtatgctGAAATAATTTATGCACATTACAACAATATTTATGTTATCGAAATCATAGATTTTCCGTTAGCACGTTAAGGATATAATATAAGGATATATGCGCCGAAAGCGCAttcaaaaagtattaataataatttttttaatgttacgcGACAGGGAATTTGCAATTGGTATAAAATATTCAGTCTCTGAAACGATTGATTCTCGCGGCGCTAAATCACGATATCTACAAATTCGATAAGGCGCTGAATGCGGATGTACGCCGGGGATATCAATTGTTCGCACTCGCAACAGAAATATATCTATTCGTGATAAAAGTTGGCAAAATCGTATTTCATTAATGCGTGAACAATGGATTCGCCAGATGCAAACCGGCCATCTGATGAATGCCACCTGACGTGAATAAGAGTCCCGAATAAGATAGACCGAAAAAATCCTGATGCAGGACGTCCCAAACAGGAATGCATCTTTCTTGATTCGAAAGGCATCCCTTTGGGTTGTACTAATCGATTAAGATTAACATGGAGCGTATTAATTATCAGCCGTGTCACTAGTGCTACAGAACAATGTTATGTATTATCTTATGATCGCATAAACTACAATAATCTTATctcatatattattacaattcttAGTGGTGCGATTTCTCACTGATATTTTTgccagataaaataaaataattaatatcagaCTAGTCTTTGACTAATACAAATTTCGCTATCGATCTAGAGTATTAAAACGTCGGAAGAAATATTGCACAATGGGTGCAATCATTATCTAACGTAATTGTTTAATTCATCATCATGTTTCATTTTGCATAATCTCATTTCCTGCTCTGCGCGAGACTTGTATTACGCGTGTCTAATGATTCTTCTAGTTCTCGTAATGACGAGAAAAAATCGGCAAAATTACTTTTCGTTTTGGCTAAAACGTATGTTAACACTCGAAAGCGTAAACTCTTTTTCAGATGAAATATACAAAGTCTCGAGATCCAAATACAATTGGCGCGGAGAGGAACGTTATTTAATTGTAGCggtaataattcttttcttgTCCGACGCGCCCGTGCGCCCTGTCCCGGGTGTAGGTCAAGATTAAAACCCAAAATTGACGTCGAGGGAAAAATTAAAGTTGTAAAGTTTCTGGTATCTATCAACGCGAGACGGGTCCATATATCAGCATACGTAGTGCTCGCTGCCTACGTCCCAGTCGCGAAAGTGTTGTCCCTTTGATCGCATTCAAGCCACAAGCCCGCCGGGGACGACTTTTTCCCCGGCTGGAAACAATCCCCTTGCCGTTCATTTTTCTAAAAGTATCGACACCGAACGAGAATTTATTTGCTCCTTTTTAAAGTTGATGTTATCCAAGAAAACCATCGCGTGTATACACGCACGTTCGAATCCGTGAGATACTTCGATAaaggtatttaaaaacaaatgaaaaatatatatttctatttgttttttctACTAGAagtggaaagagagaaaagggatAACGCATAATATGAAATGATTAAACAGCAAGCGTATATGAAAAGAGAAATGAGCATATATTTTACCGCGGCGCAAAATATTCTACTGTAATGTTTATATCGATCAAGTACATTATCGGTACATTTAAAATATCAGGAAGttacgtataaaattattaattaccgCATTATAAATTATCGTAAAATCGATGGGATGATTATCGTGGATAATCTAATCACGAAATCTCGCGAATCTACGAGCACAAGTGTCCAATAACGCGTCGTAATATCATATTATCTTTAGCCGGAAGCGATTTTCTTACATCGAAACCTCCAATTAGTGAAGCGGAATAACAGCGAATGTGGAAAACGAACCAGGTTCCGGCGGTCACCCTTCGAGGTAGGTAGGTATATTTGATAAACGCCGCACTCCATTTTTTGTGCCCTTGTGGCGACTCGTTTGGTGACCAGTCATGAATGTGAGAAACCGGGACGACAaagggtttaaaaaaaaaaaaagaaaggggcCACTCTTCGAGGGACGAGCGTGCATTCCACGTACGTGGCCACGTACGCTAGTCACTTTTTTATTCGTGTGATCttaggaagagaaagagagagagagagagagagagagagagaaagagagatgtcGTCTTGAAAGCGTGCCGAGTGGTTGACGTCCCATTGGGAAAATTAATCCACCCGGAATCATTATTGTCGCGGGTGCATTTTGGGGTACGCCGCATTATCGTATGCGCGGGTGTGCAACGCGGGTGCAAGTACTTTACTCGCgggcgcgtgtgtgtgcgcgcataaactacataaaataattgttaaatgaaTCGCCGCGCTGTTTTTCCCGCCGTTTAAGCGAACTTATTAAGCGAACATTTTAATTAACGCGGCGATTAATCACGTAGATCACACATCCGGTCGTCGTTTATATacgcaaatatattatttacgcaTTTCCAAAGAGTATCGCTCCAGTCCATCGTATAGCCGAGGAAATAAACTGATAATTGCATTATACACATAATTGCGTCAATTATGGCCGACTTTTGACGACGAATTATACGAAGCTTTGGAAACGTTCCCCTGGCGAAGCGTCGGCAGCGCAGCGTGCGTAGTTTAAAATCAGGTGCGCATACGCACACAGATGAAATTTCATAATCGGACGTAAGGGTCAAAGGGATGGAAAGCGGGGGCGGGAGGGGGTGGCACTCGGGAAAGAAATCGTAGGGCAAGTAATGGGAGAGCGCGGGCGACGAAAACGCATAATTTTAGATCGTAAATACGTAACCCGAGCCAGGGTGGTCACGCACTTACGTTTAATTGGTTCTTATGACGGTCATCTTAATTGACCGTGCGACTATTATCGGATAGGATTACCGTGTATTTATACGGTACCTTATGGTCTCTCTCGCCATGTGACTCAACGTCGACTGTAGGACGAA
Protein-coding regions in this window:
- the LOC105195654 gene encoding pancreatic triacylglycerol lipase, translating into MCNVNNRTTSNMKMRVLVGVFLACGVVAGLPVQDEGLPNNILTSLDYALFENKEAYVYDDNMNLVKLMWDDAEEVGDQLNDSEIPSRVFFYLYKKNDPNPKELYVDNEDVLKNSNFDPAKPTRFVTHGWINSRNSEACTLVRDGYLQHDDYNVIVVDWSSISMRPYIWASNHVVPIARFVATMINFLVKHGMNPSQTILVGHSLGAHVVGIAARNANSDIGYVVGLDPALPNFHLAGPGSRISSGDAKYVEIIHTNGGLLGFLVPIGDVDFYPNGGRKQLGCIVDAGGACSHARSYRFFAESINSKVGFHGKSCSSYARFKLGLCKNGHTSIMGGHKPLLSARGNYYLMTNPSAPYASG